GGCTTTTGGCCTTTTTTGTACAGCTTAGATGATTGTTTACTACTCCCGTGATCAAATTTGATGTCGTCAAAGAGGCCGTGAGGGCAACCAACCTGGAGCAATTGTCCGTTGATGCAATTGAAGGAGTCCTTAGTCTCGCTAGCTCACACAGTAGCTAGCTCTATTTAGAGCATATACCATATTGACTATCTTCTCAGGAGTTTGAGCTACAGCTTATGGCCTAGCCCCCTGGTTTGAGGCAATGCTATATCCACAGACTTGAGGTAAAGATACACCTCAAAAAGtctttgtcaaaagaaaaacgGTCGGAACCTGACTGATTGTGTAAGAGTTTAAAGAGCACCGAGAAGGTTCTGTTGTACTAACTGATTAAATTTTCGTTGAAGACACCTGGTCTTCCAGTTACTGAGGAAAACTTCATGCCTAGCAAACAGATGTCAGAAACCCCTGGGTCCGTTACAACACTGCCCATGCTCTATGCATTGATGCCGCTATGAAGTTTAATTCGACAATCTACATTATTTCTAGATagatttcagaaattgatggTTTTGTCATGACTTAGTGTATAAATCCTCGACACTTTTGTGCTCCAAGCTACGTGAGGTAAAGTTTTAAGAACTTAGCTCTTGCGGTTTCATCTTGTATAAACAGGGGCAAGAATTAGTTACTAATGTGGTATCCGAATATTTTTGTGCATATGCCAATATAATATTTAAGTTACCTCTGTGTATGCACATGTTAGAAACATTTTGTCCTGCCATTTCTAATCGAGTGACTTCTGCATTATTTGCTCTAAAATTTAGTTGGTTCTCATTTGACTTGGTTCATACTGAAAGCTTATACAAATCGCTTTTCTTGGAAAACATATTAAAGTGCTTCAGAAAGTGGCGTGACCTTGGAAATTTTCTGATGAATTTGCTCTTCTACAGGTGAATGATGTTGTACTGGAGGTGGGAGAAGGAGATGCACGAAATGTCCTCTGCGAGGCTGTGGAAAAGCACCACGCTTCCATATTGGTTGTGGGCAACCACGGATACGGAGCTATAAAAAGGTATAGCCATACTTAACCTCGATTTCTTGCTATATAGCCTTCGGACAGATATTCACAGTTCACTCACTCTCTTCAGCAACACAGTGCCAAAATAGCTCATTGGGTTCGTGTTGACTGCCAAGCCTAAGCAACTGTTTTAACTCGTGCCAATTGTGGTTGTTGATTCGTAACGTGATGCTGATTTGCTTCTCTTGTTTTTCCAGGGCTGTCCTGGGCAGCGTGAGTGATTACTGTGCTCACCATGCTCACTGCACCGTGATGATTGTGAAGAAACCCAAGATTAAGCACTAGGACAAAACCATGGGGCGTTGCTTGAATAAGTGAAAACGTGCTGGGCCTGATTTGTACCGGACATGTTTCCGAATCACACAAGTCTATCACACTATTATTCATACAATAAGGTGCAGACCATATAATTCTTGACCAAATGTATACTAGGATTCGGACAGCAGGTCAAGTTGTGTATGTTTGTAATCCATGTACAAGTGCATCACTTTCATGGGAAAATCTTTTCGTGATTTTACTTGTTAGTTTCTCTTTGAACCGACGAGAGGTTTTAGTTGTCACAAATGACGACATTTCAcgccttccttttttcttccccaTTTGTCTCCATGATTCCGGATTCCGTATGGCTTCTCGTTCTCTCAACACCTGTCAAAAGCCACGTCCACCTTCCTAACCTTCTCCTCCCAGCTGCTTCATCCTGTCGGTTTACCTACgataatattttcatagagAGAGCGTTTGGTTCCTCTCGAAGAGACTCAGAAGTCGGTAGAGAGAGCGAGGCGCGAGGCAGGAATCGTGACGCAGTCGGAGCTCGTCATGGAGGATACTCGACAAGAGAGGCAACGGCAAGAAGTGATGGTGGTCGGCGTGGACGAGAGCGAGCTCAGCTTGTACGCTCTCCAGTGGACCCTCGACCGCTTCTTCGCTCCTTACGCTCCTCACTTCCCTTTCAAGCTCATCGTCGTCCACGCCAAGCCCAGCCCCACCTCTGCTATCAGCCTCGGCGATCCCGGTAACATCACGGCTGATCTCTAACATCAGGAGTAGATGGAAATGAACCGGAAATCCTAGTAAAATTCAGAGCACTAATGAATGCAAAGCTTTGTGATTAACTTACCGTTTTCGAGTCCTACATATGGTTCTTTAACGGCCAAATTTGGACGTGACATAATTTGAAATTCGTGGAAGAAACAGGGTGATACTTGCACGAACCGTTTTAAGACTTCAACGGCCGAAGCAAGGTGTTGTTAGGACGTCTAGACTGGTGCATTTCCCATGTTTAAGCTATGCACAATCCGCGGCTTGTCTGTCGGTGGACGGCGTGCTATTGTTCATTATTGGAACTTTGAGCAtttgttatttcctttttggGTGCTCCCTAGGGACTCAAGTAGAGTGAGCTATTTTCTCTCGGTCTATCGCATGGTGATTTTCAGTAATTGAACTTGGAGATATCACAGGAGTAATAGAGGTCTTGCCGATAATCGATGCCGACTTGAAGAAAGTAGCTGCTTGGGTCACACAAAAGGCCAAGGACATTTGTAACAGCAGATCGGTAAATCGCTTCAGACCTCTCTCAGCACATGACCAGTTAAAATCCTGTGTCTGCAGTGTGTTCTTATCTATAGGCTTTTCGTCATCATTCTTATAATGTCCTCGTTTTGCATTTGATCGTGCGTGAAAAGGTCTATAGGACCTCAAGATTGACAAACCTTTTGCCCAAATCGAAATATAGCTGTGACCATCACAGCATTTTCACTGATATAATACTGTCTTTGTGATTTAGTTTGAGGTGGACTTTTGGAGCTCGGCCTTTGATACCTCTGGCCAGAAAGAGTATTCAAAAAAGATAATTCTCCTTATAGTTTACGCGCTTAGATGTGAAAAGGGAATCATTTGATCGATATAAAGCTGTGACCGTCACACCCATGATTTAGTTGTGATTTTTTAAATGCCAGTGCACAGTTTGGAGATACGATGAACCGGTCGATTAATACCTGTGGTATCGAAATTAACATCTGACGGTCTATCCTTCGGTGATCTTGTGCAGGTTCACGATGTAACTTT
The sequence above is drawn from the Eucalyptus grandis isolate ANBG69807.140 chromosome 11, ASM1654582v1, whole genome shotgun sequence genome and encodes:
- the LOC104426758 gene encoding universal stress protein PHOS34 — protein: MEDTRQERQRQEVMVVGVDESELSLYALQWTLDRFFAPYAPHFPFKLIVVHAKPSPTSAISLGDPGVIEVLPIIDADLKKVAAWVTQKAKDICNSRSVHDVTFQVMEGDARNVLCDAVEKHHASVLVVGSRGHGAIKRAVLGSVSDYCSHHAHCTVMIVKRPKIEG